The Mycolicibacterium flavescens genomic interval CCGACGACGGGCAGGTCCTTGCCCTTCTCGGCGTCCGGAATCTCGATGCGGTGTGCGTCGATTCCCTTGTCTGCCAGGGCGCTTCGGATGACCTCGGCGGTTTGCGCCAGCGTCGGCTGGTGCAGGATCGCAACCTTGTGCCTGCCCTCGAGCACGCGCACGAGGTCGCCGAGCAGTCCGGTGCCGACGATCACCGGGTAGGGAACCTCAACGAGGACGTCTATGGTCACGGGCTCAGTCACGGTTGGCCTTCGGATTGCGGGCGGCGACCGCCGCCGGGGACGGCGGGGCCTCGGTACTGGGTTCGGCGGTCAGCTGCGACGGGCCCCTGCGCCACGGCGAGCGGCGTTTGCGTCGCGAGGAGTGGGTGGTCTCGGGGTTCTGGAGGCGGGCCACGATGTAGCGCACCACGGCGCCGGGGTTGCGCCGGTTGGTGTTGACCCGAAGCGTCGCCACCTCGCGATACAGCGGAACCCGTTCGGACATCAGCGTTTTGAACTTCTCGCTGCGGTCACCGCCTTCGAGCAGTGGACGCACGGTGCTTCCGCCGGTCCGGCGAACCCCCTCTGCGGCGCTGATCTCCAGATAGATGACCGTATGACCGGCCAGAGCCTCGCGCACGCCGGGTGTGGTCACCGCGCCGCCGCCCAGCGACAGCACACCATCGTGGGTCTGCAGTGCCGAGCGAATGACCTCTTCCTCGATCCGGCGGAACTCCTGCTCGCCGTCGGTCGCGAAGATGTCGGCGATCGTGCGGCCCGTGGTCTCCTCGATCGCGGCGTCGGTGTCGAGCATTGAAAGGTCGAGCGCCTTGGCCAGCCGCCGCCCGATGGTGGACTTACCCGAGCCGGGCAATCCGACCAGCACTGCTCGGGGCGCCATCAGCCCGAAGCCTGGACCCGTTGCGGAGAGGGCTCACGTTCGGCCACCCAGCGCAGGTAGTTGTCGATGTTGGCGCGCGTCTCGGTCAACGAGTCACCGCCGAACTTCTGCAGCGCCGCGCGCGCCAGGACCAGCGCCACCATGGTCTCGACGACCACGCCCGCGGCGGGCACCGCGCACACGTCGGAGCGCTGGTGGATCGCGACGGCCTCTTCACCGGTGGCCATGTCGACGGTGGCCAGGGCGCGCGGCACCGTGGAGATCGGCTTCATCGCGGCGCGCACCCGCAGCGGCTGGCCGTTGGTCATGCCGCCTTCCAGCCCGCCCGCGCGGTTGGTCGAGCGCATGACACCGTCCGGACCGGGATACATCTCGTCGTGGGCGGCGCTGCCGCGGCGGCGCGCGGTCGTGAAGCCGTCGCCGATTTCGACGCCCTTGATCGCCTGGATGCCCATCACGGCGGCGGCGAGTTGGCTGTCCAGCCGGTTGTCGCCGCTGGTGAATGAGCCCAGCCCGACCGGAAGGCCGTTGGCCACCACCTCGACGACGCCGCCCAGCGTGTCGCCGTCCTTCTTGGCCGCCTCGATCTCGTCGATCATCGACTTCTCGGCGTCCTTGTCGTACGCGCGCACCGGGCTGGCGTCGATCGCCGCGAGGTCGGCGGCTTGGGGCGGCGGGCCGTCGTAGGGGTCCGACGCCCCGATCGAGATGACATGGGACACCACCTCGACGCCGAGGGCCTCCTTGAGGAATGCGCGGGCGATGGTGCCCGCAGCGACGCGGGCCGCGGTCTCGCGCGCGCTGGCACGCTCCAGCACCGGGCGGGCGTCGTCGAAGCCGTACTTGAGCATGCCCGCGTAGTCGGCGTGCCCGGGCCGGGGCCGCGTCAACGGCGCGTTGCGTGCGCTCTCGGCCAGCTCGGCGGGGTCGACCGGATCCGGGGCCATCACCGTCTCCCACTTCGGCCACTCGGTGTTGCCGATCTCGACCGCGATCGGGCCGCCAAGCGTGA includes:
- the aroK gene encoding shikimate kinase, whose amino-acid sequence is MAPRAVLVGLPGSGKSTIGRRLAKALDLSMLDTDAAIEETTGRTIADIFATDGEQEFRRIEEEVIRSALQTHDGVLSLGGGAVTTPGVREALAGHTVIYLEISAAEGVRRTGGSTVRPLLEGGDRSEKFKTLMSERVPLYREVATLRVNTNRRNPGAVVRYIVARLQNPETTHSSRRKRRSPWRRGPSQLTAEPSTEAPPSPAAVAARNPKANRD
- the aroC gene encoding chorismate synthase; the encoded protein is MGRVLRWTTAGESHGRALVAVVEGMVAGVHVTSDDIAGQLARRRLGYGRGARMKFEQDQVTMLAGVRHGVTLGGPIAVEIGNTEWPKWETVMAPDPVDPAELAESARNAPLTRPRPGHADYAGMLKYGFDDARPVLERASARETAARVAAGTIARAFLKEALGVEVVSHVISIGASDPYDGPPPQAADLAAIDASPVRAYDKDAEKSMIDEIEAAKKDGDTLGGVVEVVANGLPVGLGSFTSGDNRLDSQLAAAVMGIQAIKGVEIGDGFTTARRRGSAAHDEMYPGPDGVMRSTNRAGGLEGGMTNGQPLRVRAAMKPISTVPRALATVDMATGEEAVAIHQRSDVCAVPAAGVVVETMVALVLARAALQKFGGDSLTETRANIDNYLRWVAEREPSPQRVQASG